Part of the Deltaproteobacteria bacterium genome is shown below.
ACCACATCGGCGCCCGCCGCTATCTTTCTTCTTGCGAAGGCCCGCATGGCGCGTTCCAGCGCGGCGGCCCCGCCTCCGCGCTTCCTGCGGCTTCTTCGGGAGAGGCGGGCCGCCGTGTGGAAGAAGAGGGCCGGCGGGAGGACGGTCTTCAGGAACCTGAAGACCGGACTGCGCAGGAAGGCCCTCCACAGGCTGTAGCCTGGTGTGCACCCTATGGTGTCGCCGTGGATTGCGATGACCCTGCGGCCGTCGAGCGTGACGGTGCAGGCGTGGTCGTGGACACGGGCGCCGAGCACATCGGTGAAGAAGCGGCCCATGTGAAAGTCGTGGTTGCCCTCCACGTATACGATCTCCACGCCCTTTGCCCGCGCCTCCATGAGCGCCGCGAGAACGGGCAGGTAGCGAAGCGGGACCATCTCGCCGAAGCCGGTCCAGAACTCGAAGAAGTCGCCCACTATGACGAGCCGGCGCACTCCCGCGTCGTGGAAACTTTCCAGGAAGCGGACGAGGCGTTTCTGGGCGGGGTCGTCGAGGCCCCCGAGGTGGGCGTCGGCGATGAAGACGGTCTTCACTTGCGCGGCTCCTTCAGGGCCCCTTCGAGGGCGG
Proteins encoded:
- a CDS encoding UDP-2,3-diacylglucosamine diphosphatase, whose product is MDGPQGACGDHARRPRRGPEGAAQVKTVFIADAHLGGLDDPAQKRLVRFLESFHDAGVRRLVIVGDFFEFWTGFGEMVPLRYLPVLAALMEARAKGVEIVYVEGNHDFHMGRFFTDVLGARVHDHACTVTLDGRRVIAIHGDTIGCTPGYSLWRAFLRSPVFRFLKTVLPPALFFHTAARLSRRSRRKRGGGAAALERAMRAFARRKIAAGADVVITGHTHRPCVGEERGAHRRGIYANPGSCASTEPTCLVYEEGSFRIAALDDLMGEKPSA